The following DNA comes from Oscillatoria sp. FACHB-1407.
TGAGTGATATCGATGGTAATCCCAATCATACGGATAGGTTTTCCTGCCTCATCTCGCAAAACTTGTCCAATTCCTGCAAACCACCGAATTTCATCTGTAGAAAGTACTCGAAATTCAATCCTCAAATCAGAAGAATTGTCTTCTAATGCCTGTAGCGTTTGTTGGCTTACCTTTTCTCGATCATCAGGGTGAAGACAACGCAACCAGTTCTCATAACTGGGTTCAACAGTTGCATCAAGGTTATAGAGTTGGTAATACTCAGGTGACCAGAAAAGGATATTCTTTTGCACATCCCAATCCCAAACAGCCGAATTACTGGCAATTTGAGCAAGCCGCAATCGAGCTTCACTTTGCCGTAGAGATTCTTCAACTTGCTGACGCTCTACCAGTTCAGTTTGTATTTGTTCAAATAATGCGGATTGCTGAATTGCAATACCAAGTTGAAAGGCAATTTGACGGAGTAAGTCAATTTCTGAGTCTTGCCATTGACGTGGAGCCTCACAATGATGGGCAATGAGCAATCCCCATAAAACACCATCTGCCGTAATTGGAACAACTAAGTTGGCTCTCACCTGAAATCGAGATAGCAGTTCGCGATGACAATCACTCATTCCAGCCGTGTAGATATCAGACTTTGTTGTGACAAGTCCTTGCCTAAACGGTTCGACGTAATCTTCGCCAAAACACGGATCATAAATTTCTGTTGATAAAATTGCTGTCCAATCAGCCCCGCATGATTCAACCACAACCTGACCCCGCCAATCTGGAAAAAACCGGAAAATGATGACGCGATCGGTCTGAAGAAAATGACGGACTTCATCGACGGTGGTTTGTAGAATTTCTTGTAGCTTGAGAGACTGCCGAATGCGCTGGGTCACCTCCAGCACTAAACGTTGTTGTTCAAGTTGCTTTTGCAACAATATTTGAGCCTGTTTCCGATCATCGATCGCCATGATCGTCCCACTCATTCGCACAGGTTGACCATTTTCTCCATAAAAGGCTTGCCCCCGTCCTTCAACCCAGTGAACGCTACCGTCTGCCCAAACCACCCGAAACTCATGATGGTATGGAACTCGGTTTTGGAGAGAGTGGGCGATCGCCTGGTTGAGTCCTTCCCGGTCATCTGGATGTAGACAAGCATCAAAGGTTTCATACTTGCCATCAAACGAGCCAGGAGACAGCCCCAATAACTGCTCATGCTCTGGTGACCAGTTGATTTCTCCGGACACGATATTCCAGTCCCACATTCCCATCTGGGCAGCATTGAGAGCAACCCTCAAGCGATCGCTACTTTCCGCAATGAGCTGGCGGTTGAGCTGTTCAACTTTAGATCTGCTCTTCTGCAAATTGACGCTCAATAAATTGATAATCAGTGCCACTATTAGAAAAAGAGCAAGTCGCAAAACATCATTTAGATCTGAAATTTGAATTTGATGAATGGGAGGAATAAAGTAATAATTCAGCGCCAGTAGAGAGAGGGCAATGGCGACCATGCCGGGTTTTCTACCGCCATACCAGGTACTTATGGCAATAGCAATATAGAAGAAAGCACCAATCGTGCGAGTAATAACAGCATCTAACCAAAGACTTAAGAGAAGGGCGATCGCAGTCGAACCGATCGCCACACCATATGGTAAAAGTCGCTGATACACCATCATTGTTAGTTGCCCTCCGGTCATGCCATCAGTGTTCCCTACTTCTGCCGTAGACGATTCCGCTCAATTCGGCTTAATACTCGTGTCACTAATTCGGGTCCCAACACAGGCTTGCTAATAAAATCATCAGCCCCTGCTGCAAATGCTTGCTGAAGCGACTCTGCATCTGTATGAGCCGTCACAACTAAGATCGGCACATCTTCCCATTCAGCATCCTGTCGTATCACCTGGCATAGCTCCAAGCCGCTAACCTGGGGCATTTCCAGATCCAGCAAGACCACATCGGGTGAAACCGCAACGAATACCTTCCAAAAGTTTTGCGGTTCACTTAAGGTCGCAATCTCCATTCCCCATGGCGTTAGCATACTTGAGAGAATCGCTAACATGGCTGGATCATCATCCACAATTAAGACTTTAGCCTCCGAAGTTTTTGGAGAATTGGATACGATACGGGCGATCGCCCTCAAAATTTGCTCAGTTGTCGCAGGTTTATGCAAAAACTGCCGTGCGCCTAACCGGGAAACCGCTAATCGATCGGCAAGACTATCTCGCCCTGTAAACACAATCACAGGTAAGTTGGGCGATCGCTCCGTCATCTCTTGCAACAGCGTTAATCCATCTTCCTCTGCCCCAGGAAAGCTGAGATCCAGCAACACAACATCGGGTGTATTCAATGACAAACGCGATCGCGCTTCAGCCAGCGTTGGGGCAATTTTGAGGCGAAGTCCCCAAGCATCCGATTCCGCCTTTAACCGCTCGGTCAGGGCAGTATCGTCATCAATCACCAGAACCCGATAGGTTTGAGTCAATGGAACAGGTACAGCGGTTGAGGCAACTGGGGACTCCGTTAACTCCTGCTGCAAAGCAGTGACGAGTTCCGAGAATCGAGTGACAGCTTCCGGCGGAAAAGCATCGCCGCTCATTAACAAATGCTCAATCGATCGAGCCAGCTTTGACCCCTCTGGATAACCAAACGATGCCAATGATCCTGCCAACTTATGGGCTTCCTGTCTGGCGGCTTGATGTAAATCTGCTGCTAAATTTCCGGCAAACAGAGCTAATTTTGCTTGCTCCAATACAGCAACTTGTTCTTGAAATGTTCCCTGAAACCGCTGGAGTACTTTATCAATCGCAGACTCACCTTGAGTGGGTAAATTCTGCTGATCAGTTTCATTCGCCTCTAAAATATTGACACCTGACACTGGCGCAGGAGGTGCAGGCTTTAACCGATACCCCATTCCATACACGGTTTCGATCATCTCGTCGGTTAGCCCACCTGCCTTCAGCTTCTTTCGCACGTCTTTAACATGGGTCACAATCGCGCGATCGCTAGGCGCGTCATCAAATCCCCACAATCGATCCAAAATAACGCTGCGACTGAAAATGCGATCGGGGTTTCGCAGAAATAATTCCAGTAAATTATATTCTGTTGCGGTTAGAGCAATAACCTGATCCCCAACGGTAACTCGCCCCGCATCCACATCTAAGCAGAGCAGTCCCCAGGTAAAAGTATGACTTGAGTGCTGAACGGGTTGTACTGGAATCTGAACGCTACTACGTCGTAACCAAGTCCGTAGCTTTGCCAACAAAACTTCTGGGGTATACGGTTGGCTAATATAGTCATCGGCTCCGGCATCAAACCCTAATGCTACGTCAGCATCAGCGTCACTCGCGGTTAAAAGTAGAATGGGTTTGTAATAGCCTTGCGATCGCAGCCGACGACATAAGCTAATAAAATCTAGCTTTGGTAGCTGTGTACTTAGCAAAACTAAATCATAATCACTAGAAGTGGCTAGATCTAAAGCGAGTTGCCCATCCTCTGCCACATCAACTAAATACTGGGTTTCTAGCACCTCTACTAAGTCGGCACTAAGTAGCGAACTATTTCCTAGAAGAATTTTTATCAACCACCTTTCCCCCTACTGCGAGACAAGTGCCATCTTCTGCACTATCATCTGCTGGACATCAGGTAGAGTGGGCAGTGGCTAACCCAGATTCTAGCCTTCGGTTAGCCGATAGAAGGGCGTACTATATACTTTCTTCTCAAATCCGGCTGCTTCGGGAAGCTAAAGCACTAATGAACTTTTAGGTATGGTACTCATATTATGAGCCTCATATTGCCGCCAAAGATAGTTCTGAAACAAAACATGGTGGTTTCAGCAATTGAGCGACAATGATGCCGCGTTTTCCATTCCCCTTCCCACCGATACGTTTTATAGGTCTTGCCTGTTTT
Coding sequences within:
- a CDS encoding response regulator, producing MIKILLGNSSLLSADLVEVLETQYLVDVAEDGQLALDLATSSDYDLVLLSTQLPKLDFISLCRRLRSQGYYKPILLLTASDADADVALGFDAGADDYISQPYTPEVLLAKLRTWLRRSSVQIPVQPVQHSSHTFTWGLLCLDVDAGRVTVGDQVIALTATEYNLLELFLRNPDRIFSRSVILDRLWGFDDAPSDRAIVTHVKDVRKKLKAGGLTDEMIETVYGMGYRLKPAPPAPVSGVNILEANETDQQNLPTQGESAIDKVLQRFQGTFQEQVAVLEQAKLALFAGNLAADLHQAARQEAHKLAGSLASFGYPEGSKLARSIEHLLMSGDAFPPEAVTRFSELVTALQQELTESPVASTAVPVPLTQTYRVLVIDDDTALTERLKAESDAWGLRLKIAPTLAEARSRLSLNTPDVVLLDLSFPGAEEDGLTLLQEMTERSPNLPVIVFTGRDSLADRLAVSRLGARQFLHKPATTEQILRAIARIVSNSPKTSEAKVLIVDDDPAMLAILSSMLTPWGMEIATLSEPQNFWKVFVAVSPDVVLLDLEMPQVSGLELCQVIRQDAEWEDVPILVVTAHTDAESLQQAFAAGADDFISKPVLGPELVTRVLSRIERNRLRQK